In Necator americanus strain Aroian chromosome IV, whole genome shotgun sequence, the following proteins share a genomic window:
- a CDS encoding hypothetical protein (NECATOR_CHRIV.G15266.T4), with product MRLLHVQLVLFAASSWLVEAISNKLLEDYERKLNSVNEKLGAWRRTPGKHRLKRYRCIEEYVDEHGNVIEEGREHLTTPAPVNFASAPRRRTKNHRAYGVKNMRVFPKTTTTTTSSPTTEIIDEADDSSDEVILKNFFEPSLEMKLQRPAKVEAAERLIESSAVATTLSAPPLRTPSTDFLETSDHSVDGDVSRDREKRLYRRHRKLGGVTTYSRGGEDYDMNYDDYNYVDDEFPFLGRRRVGGRRLRQYLGYPPIRYPGRRDARFTKVAPLLQSHYYATQQPLDVRPMPVVATSAPLVMQKRRSLTLSHPREYQLPPPPPTPLPPTPVQPPPLPLVAPPSPQSSALPLVAPLSSSQTLKMEESTPETCRRMSNLATMFGITDISTYARRNCRLLQAFAPGHTCEQITHFVDSCHKKRFS from the exons ATGAGATTGCTGCATGTGCAGCTTGTGCTGTTCGCAGCTTCTTCATGGCTGGTTGAAGCCATTAGCAACAAGTTACTGGAAGATTACGAGCGTAAACTGAACAGTGTGAACGAGAAGCTGGGAGCGTGGAGACGAACTCCGGGCAAGCATCGTTTAAAGAG GTATCGATGCATTGAAGAATATGTGGATGAACATGGTAATGTGATAGAAGAAGGTCGGGAACATCTAACCACACCAGCACCAGTCAACTTCGCATCGGCGCccagaagaagaacaaaaaaccatAGAGCTTATGGTGTTAAGAACATG AGAGTTTTCCCGAAAACCACAACAACGACGACTTCATCTCCGACAACGGAAATCATTGACGAAGCTGATGACTCATCTgatgaagtgattttgaagaatttctttgaacCATCACTCGAAATGAAACTTCAAAGACCAGCCAAAGTTGAAGCAGCTGAAC GACTGATAGAAAGCTCAGCAGTCGCCACCACGTTGTCAGCACCCCCATTAAGGACTCCTTCGAC tgattttctggaaaccTCAGATCACTCTGTCGATGGAGATGTTAGCAGGGATCGGGAAAAACGTTTATACAGACGTCATAG AAAGCTTGGAGGAGTTACCACATATTCGAGAGGCGGAGAAGACTATGATATG AATTATGACGACTACAACTATGTCGACGATGAATTTCCGTTCCTAGGAAGGAGAAGAGTGGGTGGACGACGATTGCGAC AGTATTTGGGATATCCACCAATACGGTATCCAGGACGACGGGATGCCAGATTCACGAAA GTTGCTCCATTACTGCAGTCCCATTATTATGCGACACAGCAACCTCTGGATGTACGCCCTATGCCAGTTGTCGCTACCAGTGCACCGCTCGTGATG CAGAAACGTCGATCTTTGACATTGTCCCATCCTCGTGAATATCAACTTCCGCCACCGCCTCCAACCCCACTTCCACCCACACCAGTACAACCACCTCCATTACCATTGGTGGCACCACCATCTCCACAATCGTCAGCTCTGCCGTTAGTAGCACCACTCTCATCATCACAGACACTAAAGATGGAG GAATCCACTCCAGAAACGTGCCGTCGTATGAGTAATTTAGCGACCATGTTTGGGATCACCGACATTTCAACCTATGCGCGTCGAAACTGTCGACTCCTACAAGCATTCGCGCCGGGACACACTTGCGAGCAAATCACTCACTTTGTGGATTCTTGTCACAAAAAACGTTTCTCCTAG
- a CDS encoding hypothetical protein (NECATOR_CHRIV.G15264.T1), giving the protein MRPPNESNDAPADKLDAVHLNAVDDVNPALDGLMQSQCIALVVFIKEDLSLLIRKFGGGHALLLATSFLFAHLLGVEFFEDIVLTMEGLVDKEHLRLLDQLFCINTVFVILSGDGQLLNVDPSRFYRSVYRLLNQLPFERRPDLRKKQMNCCFESA; this is encoded by the exons ATGAGGCCCCCAAATGAATCGAACGATGCACCAGCAGATAAACTGGATGCA GTTCATTTAAACGCAGTTGATGATGTTAACCCAGCGTTAGATGGTCTTATGCAGAGCCAATGCATTGCACTTGTAGTTTTCATAAAAG AAGACCTATCACTTCTGATTCGTAAATTCGGAGGTGGCCATGCTCTGCTACTTGCTACTTCGTTCCTT TTCGCACATTTACTTGGTGTTGAATTTTTCGAGGATATTGTGCTTACCATGGAAGGTCTCGTAGATAAAGAG CATCTTCGCCTTCTTGACCAATTATTTTGTATCAATACTGTATTTGTGATTCTCTCCGGTGATGGACAGCTTTTGAATGTTGACCCATCTCGATTTTATCGATCAGTTTATCGCCTTCTTAATCAATTGCCATTCGAAAGAAGGCCAG ATCTACGAAAGAAGCAAATGAATTGTTGTTTCGAAAGCGCTTGA
- a CDS encoding hypothetical protein (NECATOR_CHRIV.G15266.T3), translated as MRLLHVQLVLFAASSWLVEAISNKLLEDYERKLNSVNEKLGAWRRTPGKHRLKRYRCIEEYVDEHGNVIEEGREHLTTPAPVNFASAPRRRTKNHRAYGVKNMVIDVPTKAARMQDLKVTMVKKKVKTMMNAKTKSRDQQSITDNETFMRVFPKTTTTTTSSPTTEIIDEADDSSDEVILKNFFEPSLEMKLQRPAKVEAAERLFSGLIESSAVATTLSAPPLRTPSTDFLETSDHSVDGDVSRDREKRLYRRHRKLGGVTTYSRGGEDYDMNYDDYNYVDDEFPFLGRRRVGGRRLRQYLGYPPIRYPGRRDARFTKVAPLLQSHYYATQQPLDVRPMPVVATSAPLVMQKRRSLTLSHPREYQLPPPPPTPLPPTPVQPPPLPLVAPPSPQSSALPLVAPLSSSQTLKMEESTPETCRRMSNLATMFGITDISTYARRNCRLLQAFAPGHTCEQITHFVDSCHKKRFS; from the exons ATGAGATTGCTGCATGTGCAGCTTGTGCTGTTCGCAGCTTCTTCATGGCTGGTTGAAGCCATTAGCAACAAGTTACTGGAAGATTACGAGCGTAAACTGAACAGTGTGAACGAGAAGCTGGGAGCGTGGAGACGAACTCCGGGCAAGCATCGTTTAAAGAG GTATCGATGCATTGAAGAATATGTGGATGAACATGGTAATGTGATAGAAGAAGGTCGGGAACATCTAACCACACCAGCACCAGTCAACTTCGCATCGGCGCccagaagaagaacaaaaaaccatAGAGCTTATGGTGTTAAGAACATG GTGATTGATGTTCCCACCAAAGCGGCAAGAATGCAAGATCTCAAAGTGACCAtggtgaaaaagaaagtaaaaacgaTGATgaatgcaaaaacaaaaagcagaGATCAGCAGTCGATAACTGACAACGAAACATTTATG AGAGTTTTCCCGAAAACCACAACAACGACGACTTCATCTCCGACAACGGAAATCATTGACGAAGCTGATGACTCATCTgatgaagtgattttgaagaatttctttgaacCATCACTCGAAATGAAACTTCAAAGACCAGCCAAAGTTGAAGCAGCTGAAC gaCTTTTTTCAGGACTGATAGAAAGCTCAGCAGTCGCCACCACGTTGTCAGCACCCCCATTAAGGACTCCTTCGAC tgattttctggaaaccTCAGATCACTCTGTCGATGGAGATGTTAGCAGGGATCGGGAAAAACGTTTATACAGACGTCATAG AAAGCTTGGAGGAGTTACCACATATTCGAGAGGCGGAGAAGACTATGATATG AATTATGACGACTACAACTATGTCGACGATGAATTTCCGTTCCTAGGAAGGAGAAGAGTGGGTGGACGACGATTGCGAC AGTATTTGGGATATCCACCAATACGGTATCCAGGACGACGGGATGCCAGATTCACGAAA GTTGCTCCATTACTGCAGTCCCATTATTATGCGACACAGCAACCTCTGGATGTACGCCCTATGCCAGTTGTCGCTACCAGTGCACCGCTCGTGATG CAGAAACGTCGATCTTTGACATTGTCCCATCCTCGTGAATATCAACTTCCGCCACCGCCTCCAACCCCACTTCCACCCACACCAGTACAACCACCTCCATTACCATTGGTGGCACCACCATCTCCACAATCGTCAGCTCTGCCGTTAGTAGCACCACTCTCATCATCACAGACACTAAAGATGGAG GAATCCACTCCAGAAACGTGCCGTCGTATGAGTAATTTAGCGACCATGTTTGGGATCACCGACATTTCAACCTATGCGCGTCGAAACTGTCGACTCCTACAAGCATTCGCGCCGGGACACACTTGCGAGCAAATCACTCACTTTGTGGATTCTTGTCACAAAAAACGTTTCTCCTAG
- a CDS encoding hypothetical protein (NECATOR_CHRIV.G15263.T1) has protein sequence MELSSSLTRHRHGKELRLLQTTYRLNQTFVDEKCGPTPASTILVAYAPGYGGDIETFRMDLEMFYREDYTFYKVIVGDFNAKIGLRRTPEGLHIGIHGLQRNEHGGAHNSRSPIPYAEHGVTR, from the coding sequence ATGGAGTTGAGCTCCTCGTTAACACGACATCGGCACGGCAAAGAACTTCGACTCCTCCAAACAACTTACAGACTGAATCAGACGTTTGTGGATGAGaaatgtggtccaacaccagcttcaACTATCTTAGTTGCTTACGCTCCAGGCTATGGAGGAGATATAGAGACTTTCCGTATGGACCTAGAAATGTTCTATAGAGAAGACtataccttctacaaggtcattgttggtgatttcaatgccaaaattggcctgagaagaacgcctgagggacttcacatcgggatccACGGCCTACAACGGAATGAACATGGTGGAGCTCACAACTCTAGAAGCCCTATTCCCTACGCTGAACATGGGGTCACCCGGTGA
- a CDS encoding hypothetical protein (NECATOR_CHRIV.G15265.T1) has product MEKVLLSTAKPIVEYSSTCPRDSTCKLMQPLLLLLSWFLVISRAQVVATTTAAQMATSTPTEQKVELSETADNSTYPTLDIMLLHFENLPGVLADGTSCSPFSFINVQCTMEMKITVEIGDDKPIMMGLGRVTSSSNKVDFTEANYSEWTNPYTISLGNKTYQGFNLSVEITSHNVSIDSWIHQFADESQLQGVSTYTSTRGGSMGTTLTVAWTTNNVFPPATPAPTEQTASTPTQTRTTPGGILYPKSCDDIKSDKTDGPKQIYINNTSIFVYCQFGADKAYTVIQSRGSGDNETFNKTFEEYKGPFGKLDGPNKNNNFWLGLDNMVALTADGGYDLLIELCCSGKSIQQQFYHNFTISAGDYILSAEAEVPKIGLDFISSNTGEKDINATFATYDNLKDDMLEGCDILRYYGNESTPILNKQTGGWWFGSCGNNLNGEFVPPNNSSCPADISQAGTTGIEMRTSQGMIGSEGRAFDGITYDRVRMAIYKSGSIPVVSSSFCS; this is encoded by the exons atggaaaaagtgCTCTTATCAACAGCTAAGCCTATCGTGGAGTATTCTTCAACGTGTCCTCGTGACAGCACCTGCAAGCTAATGCAGCCTCTTCTACTACTTCTGTCATGGTTTTTG gTAATCTCAAGGGCTCAAGTAGTTGCCACTACCACAGCGGCACAAATGGCGACATCTACGCCAACGGAACAAAAAGTAGAGTTGTCCGAAACTGCGGACAACTCTACTTATCCGACCTTGGACATTATGCTCCtacattttgaaaatctaCCGGGTGTTCTTGCTGATGGAACATCTTGCTCGCCTTTCTCGTTCATTAACGTACAATGCACtatggaaatgaaaatcacGGTGGAAATAGG gGACGATAAACCTATTATGATGGGATTAGGACGAGTGACATCCAGTTCAAATAAGGTCGACTTCACTGAGGCTAACTATTCAGAATGGACGAATCCGTACACTATTTCTTTGGGAAATAAAACATACCAG ggATTCAATCTTTCGGTGGAAATAACGAGTCATAACGTTTCGATTGATTCGTGGATTCATCAATTTGCTGATGAATCACAACTGCAAGGTGTTTCCACATATACTAGCACTCGTGGAGGATCTATGGGAACAAC ATTAACAGTGGCGTGGACGACTAATAACGTTTTCCCGCCTGCCACCCCAGCTCCGACAGAGCAGACTGCCTCAACACCTACTCAAACAAGGACTACACCAG gtggaattcTCTATCCAAAATCCTGTGATGACATTAAAAGCGATAAAACGGACGGTCCTAAGCAAATCTACATCAATAACACATCCATATTTGTGTATTGTCAATTTGGTGCTGATAAGGCCTACACCGTAATACAAAg CCGCGGTTCTGGCGACAATGAAACGTTCAACAAAACATTCGAGGAATACAAAGGACCCTTTGGCAAACTGGATGGG CCTAACAAGAACAACAATTTCTGGCTTGGCCTCGACAACATGGTTGCACTTACTGCCGACGGTGGCTACGATCTTCTTATTGAACTGTGTTGCAGTGGTAAATCGATTCAACAGCAGTTTTATCATAATTTTACG ATATCTGCTGGAGACTATATCCTATCTGCAGAGGCAGAAGTGCCAAAAATAGGACTTGACTTTATCTCCTCAAATACAGGAGAAAAGGATATTAACGCAACGTTTGCTACCTATGACAATTTGAAGGACGATATGCT GGAGGGATGCGATATTCTAAGGTATTATGGAAATGAGAGTACACCTattttaaacaaacaaacagg AGGATGGTGGTTTGGTAGCTGCGGTAATAATCTAAACGGCGAATTTGTACCGCCAAATAACAGCTCGTGTCCAGCTGA CATTTCCCAAGCTGGAACTACTGGTATTGAAATGAGGACCTCTCAGGGCATGATTGGCAGTGAAGGGAGGGCATTCGATGGTATCACTTATGATCGAGTTAGGATGGCTATCTACAAATCCGGAAGCATTCCGGTCGTCAGCAGTTCGTTCTGT AGCTGA
- a CDS encoding hypothetical protein (NECATOR_CHRIV.G15266.T1) — MFLFCLILIGVEVQKKDLVRIEDDADFDLKPSPPTHSMRLLHVQLVLFAASSWLVEAISNKLLEDYERKLNSVNEKLGAWRRTPGKHRLKRYRCIEEYVDEHGNVIEEGREHLTTPAPVNFASAPRRRTKNHRAYGVKNMVIDVPTKAARMQDLKVTMVKKKVKTMMNAKTKSRDQQSITDNETFMRVFPKTTTTTTSSPTTEIIDEADDSSDEVILKNFFEPSLEMKLQRPAKVEAAERLIESSAVATTLSAPPLRTPSTDFLETSDHSVDGDVSRDREKRLYRRHRKLGGVTTYSRGGEDYDMNYDDYNYVDDEFPFLGRRRVGGRRLRQYLGYPPIRYPGRRDARFTKVAPLLQSHYYATQQPLDVRPMPVVATSAPLVMQKRRSLTLSHPREYQLPPPPPTPLPPTPVQPPPLPLVAPPSPQSSALPLVAPLSSSQTLKMEESTPETCRRMSNLATMFGITDISTYARRNCRLLQAFAPGHTCEQITHFVDSCHKKRFS, encoded by the exons CTCAAACCTTCGCCTCCCACTCATTCTATGAGATTGCTGCATGTGCAGCTTGTGCTGTTCGCAGCTTCTTCATGGCTGGTTGAAGCCATTAGCAACAAGTTACTGGAAGATTACGAGCGTAAACTGAACAGTGTGAACGAGAAGCTGGGAGCGTGGAGACGAACTCCGGGCAAGCATCGTTTAAAGAG GTATCGATGCATTGAAGAATATGTGGATGAACATGGTAATGTGATAGAAGAAGGTCGGGAACATCTAACCACACCAGCACCAGTCAACTTCGCATCGGCGCccagaagaagaacaaaaaaccatAGAGCTTATGGTGTTAAGAACATG GTGATTGATGTTCCCACCAAAGCGGCAAGAATGCAAGATCTCAAAGTGACCAtggtgaaaaagaaagtaaaaacgaTGATgaatgcaaaaacaaaaagcagaGATCAGCAGTCGATAACTGACAACGAAACATTTATG AGAGTTTTCCCGAAAACCACAACAACGACGACTTCATCTCCGACAACGGAAATCATTGACGAAGCTGATGACTCATCTgatgaagtgattttgaagaatttctttgaacCATCACTCGAAATGAAACTTCAAAGACCAGCCAAAGTTGAAGCAGCTGAAC GACTGATAGAAAGCTCAGCAGTCGCCACCACGTTGTCAGCACCCCCATTAAGGACTCCTTCGAC tgattttctggaaaccTCAGATCACTCTGTCGATGGAGATGTTAGCAGGGATCGGGAAAAACGTTTATACAGACGTCATAG AAAGCTTGGAGGAGTTACCACATATTCGAGAGGCGGAGAAGACTATGATATG AATTATGACGACTACAACTATGTCGACGATGAATTTCCGTTCCTAGGAAGGAGAAGAGTGGGTGGACGACGATTGCGAC AGTATTTGGGATATCCACCAATACGGTATCCAGGACGACGGGATGCCAGATTCACGAAA GTTGCTCCATTACTGCAGTCCCATTATTATGCGACACAGCAACCTCTGGATGTACGCCCTATGCCAGTTGTCGCTACCAGTGCACCGCTCGTGATG CAGAAACGTCGATCTTTGACATTGTCCCATCCTCGTGAATATCAACTTCCGCCACCGCCTCCAACCCCACTTCCACCCACACCAGTACAACCACCTCCATTACCATTGGTGGCACCACCATCTCCACAATCGTCAGCTCTGCCGTTAGTAGCACCACTCTCATCATCACAGACACTAAAGATGGAG GAATCCACTCCAGAAACGTGCCGTCGTATGAGTAATTTAGCGACCATGTTTGGGATCACCGACATTTCAACCTATGCGCGTCGAAACTGTCGACTCCTACAAGCATTCGCGCCGGGACACACTTGCGAGCAAATCACTCACTTTGTGGATTCTTGTCACAAAAAACGTTTCTCCTAG
- a CDS encoding hypothetical protein (NECATOR_CHRIV.G15266.T2) — MRLLHVQLVLFAASSWLVEAISNKLLEDYERKLNSVNEKLGAWRRTPGKHRLKRYRCIEEYVDEHGNVIEEGREHLTTPAPVNFASAPRRRTKNHRAYGVKNMVIDVPTKAARMQDLKVTMVKKKVKTMMNAKTKSRDQQSITDNETFMRVFPKTTTTTTSSPTTEIIDEADDSSDEVILKNFFEPSLEMKLQRPAKVEAAERLIESSAVATTLSAPPLRTPSTDFLETSDHSVDGDVSRDREKRLYRRHRKLGGVTTYSRGGEDYDMNYDDYNYVDDEFPFLGRRRVGGRRLRQYLGYPPIRYPGRRDARFTKVAPLLQSHYYATQQPLDVRPMPVVATSAPLVMQKRRSLTLSHPREYQLPPPPPTPLPPTPVQPPPLPLVAPPSPQSSALPLVAPLSSSQTLKMEESTPETCRRMSNLATMFGITDISTYARRNCRLLQAFAPGHTCEQITHFVDSCHKKRFS, encoded by the exons ATGAGATTGCTGCATGTGCAGCTTGTGCTGTTCGCAGCTTCTTCATGGCTGGTTGAAGCCATTAGCAACAAGTTACTGGAAGATTACGAGCGTAAACTGAACAGTGTGAACGAGAAGCTGGGAGCGTGGAGACGAACTCCGGGCAAGCATCGTTTAAAGAG GTATCGATGCATTGAAGAATATGTGGATGAACATGGTAATGTGATAGAAGAAGGTCGGGAACATCTAACCACACCAGCACCAGTCAACTTCGCATCGGCGCccagaagaagaacaaaaaaccatAGAGCTTATGGTGTTAAGAACATG GTGATTGATGTTCCCACCAAAGCGGCAAGAATGCAAGATCTCAAAGTGACCAtggtgaaaaagaaagtaaaaacgaTGATgaatgcaaaaacaaaaagcagaGATCAGCAGTCGATAACTGACAACGAAACATTTATG AGAGTTTTCCCGAAAACCACAACAACGACGACTTCATCTCCGACAACGGAAATCATTGACGAAGCTGATGACTCATCTgatgaagtgattttgaagaatttctttgaacCATCACTCGAAATGAAACTTCAAAGACCAGCCAAAGTTGAAGCAGCTGAAC GACTGATAGAAAGCTCAGCAGTCGCCACCACGTTGTCAGCACCCCCATTAAGGACTCCTTCGAC tgattttctggaaaccTCAGATCACTCTGTCGATGGAGATGTTAGCAGGGATCGGGAAAAACGTTTATACAGACGTCATAG AAAGCTTGGAGGAGTTACCACATATTCGAGAGGCGGAGAAGACTATGATATG AATTATGACGACTACAACTATGTCGACGATGAATTTCCGTTCCTAGGAAGGAGAAGAGTGGGTGGACGACGATTGCGAC AGTATTTGGGATATCCACCAATACGGTATCCAGGACGACGGGATGCCAGATTCACGAAA GTTGCTCCATTACTGCAGTCCCATTATTATGCGACACAGCAACCTCTGGATGTACGCCCTATGCCAGTTGTCGCTACCAGTGCACCGCTCGTGATG CAGAAACGTCGATCTTTGACATTGTCCCATCCTCGTGAATATCAACTTCCGCCACCGCCTCCAACCCCACTTCCACCCACACCAGTACAACCACCTCCATTACCATTGGTGGCACCACCATCTCCACAATCGTCAGCTCTGCCGTTAGTAGCACCACTCTCATCATCACAGACACTAAAGATGGAG GAATCCACTCCAGAAACGTGCCGTCGTATGAGTAATTTAGCGACCATGTTTGGGATCACCGACATTTCAACCTATGCGCGTCGAAACTGTCGACTCCTACAAGCATTCGCGCCGGGACACACTTGCGAGCAAATCACTCACTTTGTGGATTCTTGTCACAAAAAACGTTTCTCCTAG